Proteins encoded within one genomic window of Flavobacterium sp. NG2:
- a CDS encoding YceI family protein, whose translation MKNFYLLNIAFLFMISIGFSQERKITKSGTITFEASVPSFEEVKATNNSVSCILNTNTGELASLALVKGFRFKVALMEEHFNENYIESNKYPKATFKGTIKNFNLMSLSTDVPKTLVLNGILSIHGKTKEITTSVTLKKIKNDIELQSQFIVTPSDFDIHIPKVVSKKVAETVTIKIDFLLK comes from the coding sequence ATGAAGAATTTTTATTTATTAAATATTGCTTTTCTATTCATGATATCCATTGGTTTTTCACAAGAAAGAAAAATCACCAAATCAGGTACTATTACTTTTGAAGCCTCTGTTCCTTCATTCGAAGAAGTTAAAGCTACGAACAACAGTGTCAGTTGTATCTTGAACACGAATACTGGTGAATTAGCAAGTCTCGCTTTGGTAAAAGGATTCCGATTCAAAGTTGCCTTAATGGAAGAACATTTTAATGAAAATTATATCGAAAGTAATAAATATCCTAAGGCGACTTTTAAAGGAACAATTAAAAATTTTAATCTAATGAGCCTTAGCACTGATGTTCCAAAAACACTTGTCTTAAATGGAATACTCAGCATACATGGTAAAACAAAGGAAATCACTACCTCTGTAACACTCAAAAAAATAAAGAATGATATTGAATTACAATCTCAATTCATTGTTACTCCTTCGGATTTTGATATCCATATCCCAAAAGTGGTCAGTAAAAAAGTAGCCGAAACGGTTACTATCAAAATCGATTTTTTACTTAAATAA
- a CDS encoding OB-fold protein, giving the protein MKKYILFVVAFITIAIAGYLYVYKVHRDIETENEAYHGDVKTLFEAYQADESQSNLEYLDKTIVVSGVISSLQRENRTLVLNKQLHAVINENIHDSINEGDKIKIKGRLIGYDSLLEELKLDQSVIVK; this is encoded by the coding sequence ATGAAAAAATATATCCTTTTTGTTGTTGCATTTATCACAATTGCGATAGCTGGTTATTTATATGTCTATAAAGTACATCGCGATATAGAGACTGAAAATGAAGCGTATCATGGTGATGTTAAAACTTTATTTGAGGCTTATCAAGCTGATGAATCTCAATCAAATTTGGAGTATCTTGATAAAACAATTGTCGTTTCGGGTGTAATTAGTTCGCTACAGAGAGAAAATCGAACATTGGTTTTGAATAAACAATTGCATGCAGTCATTAATGAAAATATTCATGATAGCATCAATGAAGGTGATAAAATAAAAATTAAGGGAAGACTGATAGGTTATGATTCTTTATTGGAAGAATTAAAACTAGATCAATCTGTAATTGTAAAATAA
- a CDS encoding DUF5777 family beta-barrel protein, which produces MKYLLITLLVPFYMLSQNDLLSEIDTKKVDTKSTSAFKSLKIVNFESTKLVGKGDLFFVVAHRFDYVKNGFEDFFGIDDAVTQIKFAYGLTEGVTLHISRTGFQKTYDAGIKYLLVSQKSDGFPLTIVGFNSVAINSEMKKQFFPLLEFKHRLTYVSQLLVSRKVSDKLSLELAPTFFHENVVRDILDSNNNVITPNPQENSQLAIGIGGRYKLAKRWSLNMDYGAHLNRASQSIYKNPISIGVDLETGGHVFQMHFTNSRAMHESGFLGQTTGEWTKGEISFGFNLVRVF; this is translated from the coding sequence ATGAAATATCTATTGATAACCTTGTTGGTTCCTTTTTATATGTTGTCGCAAAATGATTTATTGAGTGAGATTGATACTAAAAAGGTTGATACAAAATCTACTTCGGCCTTTAAATCTCTCAAAATAGTAAATTTTGAATCCACTAAATTGGTAGGGAAAGGCGATTTGTTTTTTGTAGTGGCCCATCGTTTTGACTATGTCAAAAATGGTTTTGAAGATTTCTTCGGAATCGATGATGCTGTCACCCAAATAAAGTTTGCTTATGGATTGACTGAAGGAGTCACTTTGCATATTTCTCGTACTGGTTTTCAAAAAACCTATGATGCAGGGATTAAGTATTTATTAGTTTCTCAAAAATCGGATGGTTTTCCACTCACCATTGTAGGGTTTAATAGTGTGGCGATAAATTCGGAAATGAAAAAGCAATTTTTTCCTTTATTGGAGTTTAAGCATCGTTTGACATATGTTAGTCAGTTGTTAGTTTCTAGAAAAGTAAGCGATAAATTGTCATTAGAGCTAGCGCCAACTTTTTTTCATGAAAATGTAGTACGAGATATTTTGGATTCTAATAACAATGTAATTACACCAAATCCGCAAGAGAATAGTCAATTGGCAATAGGTATAGGAGGAAGGTATAAATTAGCTAAACGTTGGTCGTTAAATATGGATTATGGAGCACATTTAAATAGGGCTTCACAGTCAATCTATAAAAATCCAATTTCGATAGGAGTCGACCTAGAGACAGGAGGTCATGTATTTCAAATGCATTTTACTAATTCAAGAGCAATGCACGAATCTGGTTTTTTAGGACAAACCACTGGAGAATGGACAAAAGGAGAAATTTCTTTTGGGTTTAATTTGGTTAGAGTTTTTTGA
- the rmuC gene encoding DNA recombination protein RmuC, whose amino-acid sequence MPTILSFLLVFIIALALGFTIGKMLLSARFQAEKSGLEEKLNGLNFQLTQLKEQLIQDRTSFEKQLETSQTEKELIRNEKDSLAIQLSKKEVDFENLWERNKEQKEEVEKLQEKFTKEFENLANKILDEKSNKFTEQNKENMKNILSPLQDKIQLFEKKVEDTHKESIDYHAALRQQILGLREMNLQMSKETLNLTKALKGDSKMQGNWGELVLERVLEKSGLEKGREYEVQQSFTTEEGNRVFPDVVINLPDGKKMIVDSKVSLTAYEKYINEDDDDLKISFLKEHTNSIKRHVEQLGNKNYQDLYQIESPDFVLLFIPIEPAFAIALNEDTSLYNKAFEKNIVIVTPATLLATLRTIDSMWTNQKQQENAFEIARQAGALYDKFEGFLADLIKIGKKIDESKIEYSGAMNKLFEGKGNLITSVEKLKKMGAKAKKSLPENILARADKNESKLIN is encoded by the coding sequence ATGCCTACAATCCTTTCCTTTTTATTGGTTTTTATTATTGCACTTGCACTTGGTTTTACAATAGGTAAAATGCTTTTATCGGCTCGTTTTCAAGCCGAAAAAAGTGGTTTGGAAGAAAAACTAAACGGACTTAACTTTCAACTAACTCAATTGAAAGAACAGCTTATCCAAGACCGAACTTCATTTGAAAAACAATTGGAAACTAGCCAAACCGAGAAAGAATTGATTCGGAACGAAAAAGACAGCCTTGCTATCCAACTTTCGAAAAAAGAAGTCGATTTTGAAAACCTTTGGGAACGCAACAAAGAACAAAAAGAAGAAGTAGAGAAACTACAGGAAAAATTCACCAAAGAATTTGAAAACCTAGCTAATAAAATCCTAGACGAAAAGTCAAATAAATTCACAGAACAGAATAAAGAAAACATGAAAAATATCTTGTCTCCTTTGCAAGATAAAATTCAACTATTCGAAAAGAAAGTCGAGGATACTCATAAAGAAAGTATTGATTATCATGCGGCATTACGCCAACAAATTTTGGGTCTACGCGAAATGAATCTTCAAATGAGCAAGGAGACTCTGAATTTGACCAAAGCCTTAAAAGGAGACAGTAAAATGCAAGGGAACTGGGGCGAACTCGTATTAGAACGTGTACTCGAAAAATCGGGTTTAGAAAAGGGACGTGAATACGAAGTGCAACAAAGTTTTACCACTGAGGAAGGCAACCGTGTATTTCCTGATGTTGTCATCAATTTACCTGATGGCAAGAAGATGATTGTCGACTCTAAAGTTTCGTTGACAGCCTATGAGAAATACATCAACGAGGATGACGATGATTTAAAAATAAGTTTCTTAAAAGAACACACCAACTCGATTAAGCGACATGTAGAACAATTAGGCAACAAAAATTATCAGGATTTATACCAAATTGAAAGCCCTGATTTTGTTTTGTTATTTATCCCGATAGAGCCTGCCTTTGCAATTGCCTTAAATGAGGACACGAGTTTATACAACAAAGCTTTTGAGAAAAACATTGTGATTGTTACCCCTGCGACTTTGCTAGCAACCTTACGCACTATTGACAGTATGTGGACCAATCAAAAACAACAGGAAAATGCTTTTGAAATTGCACGCCAAGCTGGTGCACTATACGATAAATTTGAAGGCTTCCTAGCCGACTTAATCAAAATTGGTAAAAAAATAGACGAAAGTAAAATAGAATATAGCGGTGCTATGAACAAACTTTTTGAAGGAAAAGGAAACCTTATCACGAGCGTTGAGAAATTAAAAAAGATGGGGGCCAAAGCCAAAAAATCACTCCCTGAAAATATTTTAGCAAGAGCGGATAAAAATGAATCCAAACTAATCAATTAA
- a CDS encoding TIGR01777 family oxidoreductase: protein MVKKNILITGGTGFVGKHLTNLLISKGFSVSVLSRSKRANKESLSYYTWDIDKFIIDEEAVLNADCIIHLAGENIAGKRWTQSRKKAIVDSRVQPVKLIESILKKHNKKLDAFISASGVGIYGGYNKTKICSEERVAATDFLGSTCQKWEAVADEMALYANRIVKVRTGLVLGKGGFLSKILPLFKWRLGSAIGTGKQFMPWIHIDDLCRIYLEAIENPQMNGAYNAAVFDNTTNAIFSKKLAKVLGYKILLPNVPAFMLRILLGEMAVIVLTGQRVSPEKIKKLGFQFQYKDLETAIRNCLK, encoded by the coding sequence ATGGTAAAAAAGAACATACTCATCACGGGAGGAACGGGTTTTGTGGGGAAACATCTAACTAACCTGTTAATTAGCAAAGGGTTTTCGGTTAGTGTATTAAGTAGATCTAAAAGAGCCAACAAAGAGTCCTTATCTTATTATACTTGGGATATTGATAAATTTATAATTGATGAAGAGGCTGTTTTGAATGCAGATTGTATCATTCACTTGGCAGGAGAAAATATTGCTGGTAAACGCTGGACACAATCAAGAAAAAAAGCTATTGTTGATAGTAGGGTACAGCCAGTGAAACTCATAGAATCAATTTTAAAGAAACATAATAAAAAATTGGATGCATTTATAAGTGCTTCAGGGGTTGGAATTTATGGGGGGTATAATAAAACTAAGATTTGTTCAGAAGAAAGAGTTGCTGCGACTGATTTTTTAGGGAGTACCTGTCAGAAATGGGAAGCTGTTGCTGATGAAATGGCTTTATATGCAAACAGAATAGTGAAAGTTCGCACTGGTTTGGTTTTAGGGAAAGGTGGTTTTTTGAGTAAAATATTACCTTTGTTTAAATGGAGATTGGGCTCGGCTATTGGTACGGGAAAACAATTTATGCCTTGGATTCATATTGATGATTTATGTCGGATTTATTTGGAAGCTATCGAAAATCCACAGATGAATGGAGCCTATAACGCTGCGGTATTTGATAACACAACCAATGCTATATTTTCTAAAAAATTAGCCAAGGTATTAGGATATAAAATACTACTACCCAATGTACCTGCTTTTATGCTCCGTATTTTACTTGGTGAAATGGCCGTTATTGTTTTGACAGGACAAAGAGTTTCGCCAGAAAAAATTAAGAAGTTGGGGTTTCAGTTTCAGTATAAAGATTTAGAAACTGCAATAAGGAATTGTTTGAAATAA
- a CDS encoding CopG family transcriptional regulator, which produces MTRQSITLANQNDEWLKQQVANEEFTSKSEAVNYLIKKARERQEYDDFVQMKIDRGIKSGFSTKTKEELLVEIKKRLNV; this is translated from the coding sequence ATGACACGACAAAGTATCACTTTAGCCAATCAGAATGATGAATGGCTAAAACAACAAGTAGCGAATGAAGAATTTACGAGCAAAAGTGAAGCGGTAAATTATCTAATCAAGAAAGCTCGTGAGCGTCAAGAATATGATGATTTTGTTCAAATGAAAATTGATAGAGGAATTAAGAGTGGCTTTAGTACCAAAACAAAAGAAGAACTTTTAGTGGAGATTAAAAAGCGATTAAATGTATAA
- a CDS encoding transposase: MKSRKRNRMLGYDYSSDNLYFVTICVEDRKCCFGYVGTVGTGRDLSVHAPLFEHAPLSVHSPEPVHSPQPEDMPQSEDELHSNLQMESKESNNQLMILNQFGEIAYKQLEWLEEQYEYVVLHSSIVMPNHVHAIIEIDSSLVSDATIKIKSLSELVGAYKTTSSKLIRRSGLESFAWHRSFHDHIIRNEQS; this comes from the coding sequence ATGAAAAGTAGAAAACGCAATAGAATGTTAGGATATGATTATTCAAGTGATAATTTATATTTTGTTACGATATGTGTAGAGGATAGAAAATGTTGTTTTGGTTACGTAGGGACTGTAGGGACAGGTCGCGACCTGTCCGTACATGCGCCCCTATTCGAACATGCGCCCCTATCCGTACATTCCCCCGAGCCCGTACATTCCCCCCAGCCAGAAGATATGCCCCAATCCGAAGATGAATTACATTCAAATTTGCAAATGGAATCCAAAGAAAGCAATAATCAATTGATGATTTTAAATCAATTTGGTGAAATAGCCTATAAACAATTAGAATGGTTAGAGGAGCAGTATGAGTATGTAGTGTTACATTCTAGTATCGTGATGCCAAATCATGTTCACGCCATCATTGAGATTGATTCTAGTCTGGTTTCAGATGCAACTATAAAAATTAAATCATTATCGGAATTAGTTGGTGCCTATAAAACAACTTCGTCCAAATTAATTCGGCGTTCAGGATTAGAAAGTTTTGCTTGGCATCGTTCCTTTCATGATCATATTATAAGAAACGAGCAATCTTAA
- a CDS encoding TetR family transcriptional regulator C-terminal domain-containing protein: protein MATKKIKITKEYIINQYMNYKLEHNEIPQSVHAFAKANGMTESDFYKFFGAMEAIEKEIYLTFLNNTIEMIETDTNYSSYDTKTKLLSFYFTFFELLTANRSYVKLSLNNYKNQLKNILQLSSLHQEFKKYIASIVTEDFLLKQEKVQDFQQKAIQEAAWIQLLLTLKFWLDDDSASFEKTDIYIEKSVKLSFELINIAPIESLIDFGKFIFKEKINRQ from the coding sequence ATGGCAACTAAAAAAATAAAGATTACTAAAGAGTATATTATCAATCAATATATGAACTACAAGCTAGAACATAATGAAATTCCGCAATCAGTTCATGCATTTGCAAAAGCAAATGGGATGACAGAATCTGATTTCTATAAATTCTTCGGTGCGATGGAGGCTATTGAAAAAGAAATCTACTTGACTTTCTTAAATAATACCATTGAAATGATTGAAACCGACACCAATTATAGTAGTTATGATACCAAAACGAAACTTTTGAGTTTCTACTTCACTTTTTTTGAACTACTAACAGCAAATCGTTCTTATGTCAAATTAAGCTTGAACAATTATAAAAATCAGCTCAAAAATATTTTACAATTATCTAGTCTACATCAAGAATTTAAAAAATATATAGCTTCAATTGTAACTGAAGATTTCTTGCTAAAACAAGAAAAAGTTCAAGATTTTCAACAAAAAGCAATTCAAGAAGCCGCTTGGATACAGCTCTTGCTAACCCTTAAATTTTGGTTAGACGATGACTCAGCCTCATTCGAGAAAACAGATATTTACATTGAAAAATCAGTCAAACTAAGTTTTGAATTAATCAATATAGCTCCTATAGAAAGCTTAATTGACTTTGGAAAATTCATTTTCAAAGAAAAAATAAACCGCCAATAA
- the cas9 gene encoding type II CRISPR RNA-guided endonuclease Cas9 (Cas9, originally named Csn1, is the large, multifunctional signature protein of type II CRISPR/Cas systems. It is well known even to general audiences because its RNA-guided endonuclease activity has made it a popular tool for custom editing of eukaryotic genomes.): MAKILGLDLGTNSIGWAIRDNNIDNKNQILDSGVIIFPQGVGEEKGVEFSLASERTKKRASRKLYSRRKQRKSDLLKLLIENGMCPLTIDELNNWALYTKGKSSIYPTENFDFREWLKINPYKVRSDASNASVSNLEFGRALYHICQRRGFKSGRKDADAGKDLVVYLQERENRGDKTLGEYLFEQLEKGEKVRKAKYKSDDNEVNSSRISYVEEFNVLVKNQKLDIELTDKLFKAIFFQRPLKSQKGSIGKCTLETSKTRCAVSHPLFEEFRMYQFLNSIKVKERNQDKFQFLSNYPEFFELTKELFFRKSKPSFKFSEISKAVNTKAKKNNLYFEFNYNDKFPIVGNPTMSLLKDVFESNNWEDCKEIIQTKYKLLDKKYSEELIEELWHTLFFSGDFVNDVTSDKVKHFIRSRYDISEEQVDRYEKINLKQGYGSLSKKAIINILPFLRQNIIYSHAVFYANIPQIIGKEKWEENKGFIQDNISNIIDEYKDETLKIDIVNSLLEDFVKEYDNSDAEYILDETDKKNVFKKIISFYGKDRWNKFSEEFQNQIQSEIAFSFETQLQKRRFGGYHLPKPRLDEIIKQFLIDEFRVSMDKSNKLYHPSAIETYQESSDGLLGSPFTASVRNPMAMRTLHYLRKLVNSLLREKKISSDTNIIIELARELNDKNKRLAIERWQRERQNENKKIKEKLDELAKDTNSIVTETDIIKYRLCQEQGGKCLYTNKTISCEKLLGSNLQFDIEHTFPRSKSFDNSLVNKTLADKSFNQLKGNKIPQELDDVYIQNVLINIKDWAEKIEDLKEKIEQQRYFSRVASTVEQKDRAIQQRHYLSLEFNYWNEKYKRFIDKEINPKFKNSQLVDTGIITKFSKLFLESLFDNVFPAKGTMVADIRQSWGLPKKDRTLHYHHAIDAIVLTCMDKSIRDSLAQAFNESEELGKIEKFKVLKPWTTFTEDIDKLKESILVVHNHKDNLLKQTKRKLKKRNKLQYDKSGKVIYEKGEGIRSSLHLDTFYGAIERVNEKDEKEIWFVKRDWASNLNEASVENIVDEAIKQRIKKYGFKNLERTVEGFIILPEEENLKSMLIKKIRIKTNFKQLPTIKKQSHVSQGKRKEHKENYYAKLENIFAMAVYETLNEKGKAERVHKTISAFEVAKYNQGKGGMELPIEKNIIKNQGKKTEILIPLSYVLKVNQMVLFYENSKEEIKVLPNSELSKRLYKITQFENDSRINLRHHAQGDADKNLIEKSSLDFENPAQKLRIRLSNFTAIVENRDFEISSSGNITFLV; the protein is encoded by the coding sequence ATGGCAAAGATTTTAGGTTTAGATTTAGGGACAAACTCGATTGGGTGGGCGATTAGAGATAATAATATAGATAATAAAAATCAGATTTTAGATTCTGGAGTTATCATTTTTCCTCAAGGAGTTGGAGAAGAAAAAGGTGTTGAGTTTTCTTTGGCATCAGAAAGAACTAAAAAAAGAGCTTCAAGAAAATTGTATTCCAGAAGAAAACAAAGAAAATCCGATTTATTGAAACTACTCATTGAGAATGGAATGTGTCCATTAACTATTGATGAATTGAATAATTGGGCTCTTTACACAAAAGGCAAATCGTCTATTTATCCAACTGAAAATTTTGATTTTAGAGAGTGGTTGAAAATCAATCCTTATAAAGTGAGAAGTGATGCTTCAAATGCTTCTGTTTCTAATTTGGAGTTTGGTAGAGCTTTGTATCACATTTGTCAAAGAAGAGGTTTTAAAAGTGGAAGGAAAGATGCAGATGCTGGAAAAGATTTAGTTGTTTATCTCCAAGAAAGAGAAAATAGAGGAGATAAAACTTTAGGTGAATATTTATTTGAACAATTAGAGAAAGGTGAAAAAGTTAGAAAAGCTAAGTATAAAAGCGATGATAATGAAGTGAATTCTTCGAGAATAAGTTATGTAGAAGAATTTAATGTTTTGGTAAAAAATCAAAAATTAGACATTGAATTAACTGATAAACTTTTTAAAGCCATATTTTTTCAGCGTCCTTTAAAATCTCAAAAAGGAAGTATTGGTAAGTGTACTTTGGAAACCAGTAAAACTCGTTGTGCTGTAAGCCATCCTTTGTTTGAAGAATTCAGAATGTATCAATTCTTGAATTCAATAAAAGTCAAAGAAAGAAATCAGGATAAATTTCAATTTTTATCTAATTATCCAGAGTTTTTTGAACTTACTAAAGAATTGTTTTTTAGAAAAAGTAAACCCAGTTTTAAATTTTCTGAAATCTCCAAAGCTGTAAATACAAAAGCAAAAAAAAATAATTTGTATTTTGAATTTAATTATAATGACAAATTTCCGATAGTTGGAAATCCAACTATGAGTTTATTAAAAGATGTTTTTGAGAGTAATAATTGGGAAGACTGTAAAGAAATAATTCAAACTAAGTATAAACTATTAGATAAAAAATATTCTGAGGAGTTGATAGAAGAATTATGGCATACATTATTCTTTTCAGGTGATTTTGTAAACGATGTTACTTCTGATAAAGTAAAACATTTCATTAGAAGCCGATATGATATAAGCGAAGAGCAGGTTGACCGTTATGAAAAAATAAATCTTAAGCAAGGTTATGGTTCGTTAAGTAAAAAAGCTATCATCAATATTCTTCCTTTTTTAAGGCAAAACATTATTTACTCTCATGCGGTTTTTTATGCCAATATTCCTCAAATAATTGGAAAAGAAAAATGGGAAGAAAACAAAGGATTTATTCAGGATAATATTTCTAATATTATTGATGAATATAAGGATGAAACATTAAAAATAGATATTGTAAATTCTCTTTTGGAAGATTTTGTAAAAGAATATGACAATTCAGATGCTGAATATATTTTGGATGAAACCGATAAAAAAAATGTTTTCAAAAAGATAATTTCATTTTACGGAAAAGACAGATGGAATAAATTCAGTGAAGAGTTTCAAAATCAGATACAATCTGAAATAGCTTTTAGTTTTGAAACACAATTGCAAAAAAGACGATTTGGAGGTTATCATTTACCTAAACCAAGATTGGATGAGATTATTAAGCAATTTTTGATTGATGAGTTTAGAGTTTCGATGGACAAATCGAATAAATTATATCATCCGTCAGCAATCGAAACATATCAGGAAAGTAGTGATGGATTGTTAGGAAGCCCATTTACAGCATCTGTCAGAAATCCGATGGCAATGCGAACACTACATTATTTAAGAAAATTAGTTAATTCATTATTGAGAGAAAAGAAAATCAGTTCTGATACTAATATAATTATTGAATTGGCTCGAGAACTGAATGATAAGAACAAAAGATTGGCTATTGAAAGGTGGCAACGAGAAAGACAAAATGAGAATAAAAAAATAAAAGAAAAATTAGATGAACTCGCTAAAGATACTAATTCAATTGTAACTGAAACAGATATAATTAAATACAGATTATGTCAAGAACAAGGAGGAAAATGTTTATATACAAATAAAACAATAAGTTGTGAAAAATTATTAGGTTCCAACCTTCAGTTTGATATTGAGCATACTTTTCCAAGAAGCAAATCTTTTGATAATTCATTAGTTAATAAAACTTTAGCGGATAAGTCATTTAATCAGCTAAAAGGGAATAAAATTCCTCAGGAATTGGATGATGTTTACATTCAAAATGTATTAATTAATATAAAAGACTGGGCAGAAAAAATTGAAGATTTAAAAGAAAAAATCGAACAACAAAGATATTTTTCAAGAGTAGCTTCAACCGTAGAACAAAAGGATAGAGCTATTCAGCAAAGACACTATTTGTCATTGGAGTTTAATTATTGGAATGAAAAATATAAAAGATTTATAGATAAGGAGATAAATCCAAAGTTTAAAAACAGCCAATTGGTAGATACAGGAATTATTACTAAATTTTCAAAATTATTTTTGGAATCTTTATTTGACAATGTTTTTCCAGCCAAAGGGACAATGGTTGCAGATATACGCCAATCTTGGGGTTTGCCTAAAAAAGACAGAACGTTACATTATCATCATGCTATTGATGCGATTGTGTTAACTTGTATGGATAAAAGTATTAGAGATTCTTTAGCACAAGCCTTTAATGAATCGGAAGAACTTGGGAAAATTGAAAAATTCAAAGTGTTAAAACCTTGGACAACGTTCACTGAAGATATTGATAAATTGAAAGAATCAATTTTGGTAGTTCACAATCATAAAGATAATTTATTGAAGCAAACCAAAAGAAAACTTAAAAAAAGAAATAAACTTCAGTATGATAAATCAGGAAAGGTGATTTATGAAAAAGGCGAAGGAATTAGAAGTTCACTGCATTTAGATACTTTTTATGGAGCCATTGAAAGGGTAAATGAAAAAGATGAAAAAGAAATTTGGTTTGTAAAAAGGGATTGGGCAAGTAATTTGAATGAAGCAAGTGTTGAAAATATTGTTGATGAGGCTATAAAACAGCGAATAAAAAAATATGGTTTTAAAAATTTAGAAAGAACCGTAGAGGGTTTCATTATTTTGCCAGAAGAAGAAAATTTGAAAAGTATGTTGATTAAAAAAATTAGAATAAAAACTAATTTTAAACAATTGCCGACAATAAAAAAACAAAGTCACGTTTCGCAAGGTAAAAGAAAAGAGCATAAAGAAAATTATTATGCCAAATTAGAGAATATTTTTGCAATGGCGGTTTATGAAACATTAAACGAAAAAGGAAAAGCAGAAAGAGTTCATAAAACAATTTCTGCTTTTGAAGTAGCAAAATACAATCAAGGCAAAGGAGGAATGGAACTTCCTATAGAAAAAAATATAATTAAGAATCAAGGAAAGAAAACTGAAATTTTAATACCTCTTTCTTATGTTTTAAAAGTAAATCAAATGGTTCTGTTTTATGAAAATAGTAAAGAAGAAATTAAAGTTTTGCCTAATTCTGAATTGAGTAAACGTTTATATAAAATCACTCAATTTGAAAATGACAGTAGAATTAATTTAAGACATCATGCTCAGGGAGATGCAGATAAAAATTTAATTGAAAAGTCTTCTTTGGATTTTGAAAATCCAGCTCAAAAACTAAGAATAAGGTTAAGTAATTTTACTGCAATAGTAGAGAATAGAGATTTTGAAATTTCATCAAGTGGTAATATTACTTTTTTAGTTTGA
- a CDS encoding c-type cytochrome yields MKKYHLIAITIYTFLNLSCSNNSESDLTTEPNPTPTPTTITYTNTINAIISTNCISCHGVPTTNGASISLNTYTKVKNAVSNDQLIERISKAQGESGLMPYNGTRLPQATIDKVVSWKNDGFKE; encoded by the coding sequence ATGAAAAAATACCACTTAATTGCGATTACGATTTATACTTTTTTAAATTTGAGTTGTTCAAATAATTCTGAGTCTGATTTGACAACAGAACCTAATCCCACGCCTACTCCTACGACAATTACGTATACCAATACAATTAATGCCATAATATCAACCAATTGTATTTCTTGCCATGGTGTCCCTACCACAAATGGAGCGTCTATTTCATTAAACACCTACACCAAAGTCAAAAATGCCGTTTCAAATGACCAACTCATTGAACGAATTTCAAAAGCTCAAGGAGAAAGCGGTTTGATGCCTTATAATGGCACACGCTTACCGCAAGCGACCATTGATAAGGTGGTAAGCTGGAAAAATGACGGTTTTAAAGAATAA
- a CDS encoding YceI family protein: MKNSLLFLFFFIFTATYSQKIMTVKNAIVFFEASVPIFEPVAAKNESIGGVLNVKRGYISFEIPMKNFRFERSLMETHFNENYLETNRFPKATFKGIIEKFEIKIVTSIPKIFVIKGKITIHGQSKNITVTGKIKQSEKGIELLSEFSLNTDDFAIDIPYLVRDKISKNVSVSISSIFQ; the protein is encoded by the coding sequence ATGAAAAATTCGCTACTCTTTTTATTCTTTTTTATCTTTACCGCTACCTATTCTCAAAAAATAATGACGGTCAAAAATGCTATTGTTTTTTTTGAAGCATCCGTACCTATCTTTGAACCTGTAGCTGCTAAAAACGAAAGTATTGGGGGAGTACTAAATGTAAAACGAGGCTATATTTCATTTGAAATTCCGATGAAAAATTTTCGATTTGAAAGAAGTTTAATGGAAACACATTTCAATGAGAATTATCTTGAAACCAATCGTTTTCCAAAAGCCACTTTTAAAGGAATCATCGAAAAATTCGAAATAAAAATAGTAACTAGTATTCCTAAAATATTTGTGATCAAAGGCAAAATTACCATCCATGGTCAATCAAAAAATATCACGGTTACTGGAAAAATTAAACAGTCTGAAAAAGGTATTGAACTTCTTTCTGAATTTTCACTAAACACAGATGACTTTGCTATCGATATTCCTTATTTAGTGCGGGATAAAATATCCAAAAATGTCTCAGTATCTATAAGTTCTATCTTTCAATAA